One genomic window of Cannabis sativa cultivar Pink pepper isolate KNU-18-1 chromosome 2, ASM2916894v1, whole genome shotgun sequence includes the following:
- the LOC115720319 gene encoding putative pectate lyase 14, giving the protein MATVTKHSALVLIFVNLLALTSANNAIDNCWRKNPQWRRNRPQLATCSVGFAGKMSSGNAGRGLIRYVVTNPSDENPLSPKPGTLRYGASMIKGKVWITFQRDMRITLQKPLLISSFTAIDGRGVSVHIAGNACLVVVHASNVIIHGLHIHHCRAQGPSSVMGSEGNVVSMGQADGDAIRLVGARKIWIDHNTLYQCQDGLVDVTRGSTEVTVSNNWFRDQDKVMLLGHDDGYSMDKNMKVTVIYNHFGPNCNQRMPRIRHGYAHVANNLFRGWSQYAIGGSMSPSVKSEANIFIAPKSGNKEVTWRMDTVGNKNSWKFYSVGDVFENGASFTGTGFMGANPNYNPQQNFKVANAKFVRSLTSSAGVLRCTKRTKC; this is encoded by the exons ATGGCTACCGTTACAAAGCACTCTGCTTTGGTTCTCATATTTGTAAACCTTCTAGCTCTAACCAGCGCCAACAATGCCATTGACAACTGCTGGAGAAAAAACCCGCAATGGAGGCGAAACCGGCCCCAACTCGCCACCTGCTCAGTTGGTTTTGCTGGAAAGATGAGTAGTGGCAATGcaggaagaggtctcataagATACGTAGTCACAAACCCAAGTGATGAAAACCCCTTAAGTCCAAAACCTGGGACACTTAGATATGGAGCTAGTATGATAAAAGGAAAAGTTTGGATCACATTTCAAAGGGACATGCGTATAACTCTCCAAAAGCCACTACTCATTAGTAGCTTCACGGCCATTGATGGCAGAGGTGTGAGTGTTCACATTGCTGGAAATGCTTGCCTTGTTGTGGTTCATGCGAGTAATGTGATAATCCATGGGCTTCATATTCACCACTGCCGAGCCCAGGGCCCGAGCAGTGTGATGGGTTCGGAGGGAAATGTTGTGTCGATGGGTCAGGCTGATGGTGATGCTATTAGATTGGTTGGTGCTAGGAAGATATGGATTGATCATAATACTCTGTACCAGTGCCAAGATGGACTTGTTGATGTTACTCGTGGCTCTACGGAGGTAACTGTTTCGAATAATTGGTTTAGAGACCAAGACAAGGTTATGCTTCTTGGTCATGATGATGGTTATTCTATGGATAAGAATATGAAGGTCACTGTTATTTATAACCATTTTGGTCCAAATTGTAATCAGAGAATGCCAAG GATTCGGCATGGTTATGCACATGTGGCCAATAACTTGTTCAGAGGTTGGAGTCAATATGCTATTGGAGGAAGCATGAGCCCAAGTGTGAAGAGTGAAGCTAATATCTTTATTGCACCCAAATCGGGGAATAAGGAG gtAACTTGGAGAATGGATACAGTTGGAAACAAGAATTCATGGAAGTTTTATTCAGTGGGAGATGTATTTGAGAATGGGGCTTCTTTTACAGGAACAGGGTTTATGGGAGCAAACCCAAACTATAATCCTCAACAAAATTTCAAGGTTGCAAATGCCAAATTTGTGAGATCCTTAACTAGTTCAGCTGGTGTTCTTCGGTGCACTAAACGAACTAAATGTTGA
- the LOC115719303 gene encoding uncharacterized protein LOC115719303, with the protein MAGSAGAMIQAIPISNLSSSSSSSLTTLVFLRNTKLIPTWAPFNGVRLIRKQRTLPRRPMTVSLALAESDSAKSLEPDPQSLLQQLANSFDLSQDYFSQLPRDLRLDLNDAAFDLSNGPVIDECGLELGETLLNLSRAWEKADTSTSHSLVSKLPKLEESLTNNAKSAFGKRLVSAGRRFQSMGQYGQGELQKIAKLMITTGKCLSDSSMSTVIVEQPKNESRMLKFGELQVELTASKANIGAAISLVFGILSWEIAQGVQNIPESSLQYANDNALMLAKSLRGTLLAVFYSSTVLSGFTSVGLVLLARQLNSKEE; encoded by the exons ATGGCTGGTAGTGCTGGTGCGATGATTCAAGCCATACCCATCTCcaatctctcttcttcttcttcttcttccttaactACACTAGTTTTTCTCCGAAATACCAAGCTTATTCCAACTTGGGCTCCCTTCAACGGAGTTCGATTAATCAGAAAGCAGAGAACCCTGCCACGTAGGCCTATGACAGTCTCATTGGCTCTAGCCGAATCAGATTCCGCCAAGTCCTTGGAACCcgacccccaatctcttcttcaACAACTCGCC AATAGTTTTGATCTTTCCCAAGATTATTTTTCACAGCTTCCACGCGATCTTCGTCTCGAT CTCAACGATGCAGCTTTTGATCTTTCAAATGGACCTGTCATTGATGAG TGTGGTTTAGAGCTGGGAGAGACATTATTAAATCTCTCTAGAGCATGGGAAAAAGCTGATACATCCACTTCACATAGTTTAGTTAGCAAGCTCCCTAAGTTGGAAGAGTCTCTAACAAATAATGCTAAATCAG CCTTTGGAAAGCGTTTGGTTTCGGCTGGAAGAAGGTTCCAATCCATGGGGCAGTATGGCCAAGGTGAGCTACAAAAG ATTGCAAAACTGATGATCACAACTGGGAAATGTCTATCTGATAGTTCAATGTCAACAGTTATTGTCGAACAGCCAAAGAACGAAAGCAGGATGCTAAAG TTTGGAGAACTCCAAGTGGAGTTGACAGCTAGTAAAGCGAATATTGGAGCTGCCATTAGTTTAGTTTTCGG GATTCTTTCATGGGAAATAGCTCAGGGCGTCCAAAACATACCAGAGAGCTCATTGCAGTATGCGAATGACAATGCCTTGATGTTGGCTAAG TCTCTTAGGGGAACTTTGCTTGCAGTGTTCTATTCATCAACGGTTTTGTCTGGCTTTACCTCTGTGGGACTTGTCTTACTAGCAAGACAACTCAACTCAAAGGAGGAGTAA